The sequence CTAAGTCATACACAATATCTTTTACAGACATTTCCGAAACTTTCAAAAGACGCTTTGCTTCCAGTAAAATACGATCCTGAATAAGAGATGATGCAGAAGCATTGAGATTTTTTTTACAGACAATATTCAGATAATTGGCAGAAATATTCAGTTTATCTGCATAAAAGGAAACAGATCTTTCAGTTCTGAAATGTTCATCAATCAGGTGTAAAAATTTAGAAATAATGGGATTTGAATTGTAAACTTCAAAATCCTTAAAAACGCCTTCCACAGTTTGGCTTACCAATAAACCAATCAATTCACTTCTCTTTTTGATCAGTTCCCAAAATATGTTTTCACTACTCAATTCTTTCTGAATAGCCTGAAATTCATACAGGAAGGTTTTAAAAACATCTTGGGAAAGATTAATTACAGGATGATTCTGATAATAAGAGGCTGAAAATCTCAGTGATGGCAAAAAACTTTCAAACCAATCCCTGCTAATCATCAATTGATAGCCTACCGTCTCTTTTTCAATCACCCATTGATGTACCTGATCTGGAAAAACAAGATGAATCTGATAATCCTTTACCTGATGTTCCGTAAAATCTATAGTGTGGGAACCTACTCCATGTTCAAAAAGATTGATGATAAAAAAATCATGTTTATGGGGATCATCAATAGAACGTGCCCCATAGAGTTCATTAAACAGCAAATGACAGCCACTAAGCTGGTTCTCGCTAAACTCCTGAATTCCTAAAATGGGAAAATGATCTGTATGATAATTCACGCTACCTGAATTTCTTCTAAAATTAATAAAATTTATGTGAGAAAAAATTAAAATAGCCACAAAAGAAGTATAAGTATCCTTTGTGGCTAAAACACCAACTCAATTATATATCTGAATTTTATGATTCTTTACTATTGAAACATCTCTAGATCATTTCCAATAAGATGAAAAATCTTATACTTCCACCATCAATAATTCATTTGTAATTAATCTATAAAAAAAATTATTTCTCACCCATAGGCACATAGGTGATAATACTTAAAAGCAAATGTTGGGAATCGCAACGGCGCTAAGGTTTAGTTCATGATGCTGTATTTAACGTGCAAAGATTTTATCT is a genomic window of Chryseobacterium nakagawai containing:
- a CDS encoding helix-turn-helix domain-containing protein; the protein is MNYHTDHFPILGIQEFSENQLSGCHLLFNELYGARSIDDPHKHDFFIINLFEHGVGSHTIDFTEHQVKDYQIHLVFPDQVHQWVIEKETVGYQLMISRDWFESFLPSLRFSASYYQNHPVINLSQDVFKTFLYEFQAIQKELSSENIFWELIKKRSELIGLLVSQTVEGVFKDFEVYNSNPIISKFLHLIDEHFRTERSVSFYADKLNISANYLNIVCKKNLNASASSLIQDRILLEAKRLLKVSEMSVKDIVYDLGFYDHASFSKFFKMQTGMTPSQFKE